In Xanthomonas sacchari, a genomic segment contains:
- the ruvX gene encoding Holliday junction resolvase RuvX, producing the protein MPEASAPAPASAAPATIRRDGTVLGFDVGHRRIGVAVGSSFGSGARALAVIDVHAQGPDWPALDRLHAEWRPHGLVVGDPLTLDGADQPNRKRAHAFARALGARYRLPVVLVDERSSSVEAAQRFAVDRAAGRKRRRDAAALDAVAAAVIVERWLAAPDDATPLS; encoded by the coding sequence CTGCCTGAGGCTAGCGCACCCGCGCCTGCCAGCGCCGCGCCCGCGACGATCCGCCGCGACGGCACCGTGCTCGGTTTCGACGTCGGCCACCGCCGCATCGGCGTGGCCGTCGGCAGCAGCTTCGGCAGCGGCGCGCGCGCGCTGGCGGTGATCGACGTGCACGCGCAGGGACCGGACTGGCCGGCGCTGGACCGCCTGCATGCCGAATGGCGGCCGCACGGCCTGGTGGTCGGCGATCCGCTCACCCTCGACGGCGCCGACCAGCCCAACCGCAAGCGCGCGCATGCCTTCGCCCGCGCACTCGGCGCGCGCTACCGCCTGCCGGTGGTGCTGGTCGACGAACGTTCCAGTTCGGTCGAAGCCGCGCAACGCTTCGCGGTGGACCGTGCCGCCGGCCGCAAGCGCCGCCGCGACGCCGCCGCGCTGGACGCGGTGGCCGCCGCGGTGATCGTGGAGCGCTGGCTGGCCGCGCCCGACGACGCCACTCCCCTTTCCTGA